A part of Drosophila bipectinata strain 14024-0381.07 chromosome 3L, DbipHiC1v2, whole genome shotgun sequence genomic DNA contains:
- the LOC108132803 gene encoding tRNA (guanine(37)-N1)-methyltransferase: protein MGRNKANNKKVAPGAGKPKTPLNKSKKAKNVFKVADSNKGKGKKPKEVQGKLKQIKESVKAKQEKVDASLKTLHKDLVVKKPKAAVAPIKNQKKKAGNAQKVSDTLGKLKF from the exons ATGGGTCGCAACAAGGCGAATAACAAAAAGGTGGCTCCCGGGGCAGGGAAGCCAAAGACTCCCCTGAACAAGTCCAAGAAGGCCAAAAATGTGTTCAAGGTGGCCGACAGCAACAAGGGCAAAGGCAAGAAGCCCAAGGAGGTGCAGGGAAAGCTAAAGCAG ATCAAGGAGTCCGTCAAGGCTAAGCAGGAAAAGGTGGATGCCAGCCTCAAGACGCTGCACAAGGATCTGGTGGTGAAGAAGCCCAAGGCCGCGGTGGCTCCCATCAAGAACCAAAAGAAAAAGGCGGGAAATGCCCAAAAGGTGTCCGACACGCTTGGAAAGCTCAAGTTTTGA
- the LOC108132794 gene encoding protein G12 encodes MAFTLGWLFLISLASSSLAQWPPQLIGPPNGQYPPLPIGTLAPPPTLTQDLEPIQLLVQWKQLKQLAVRYLINDAQFQAFVRIINSNDAVTARWRLLSQPELILFLQWVDQQLLASGGGWEMEEQELKVPLLNRFPYWSGTVYGWQGFLNEAQLYVPIYAIRAHIDAKLMQPGIFSQFWSRVQGLRVVYDRWVASAEVTRLLTQLQNAGIDTVQLDVGIRQFFGWNVVNITTTPAPASLPAPTRIPGAVVPPNNSNTVTV; translated from the coding sequence ATGGCTTTCACTCTGGGCTGGCTGTTTCTGATCTCGCTGGCCAGCAGCTCCCTCGCCCAGTGGCCACCTCAACTGATTGGACCACCCAATGGACAGTATCCCCCTCTTCCCATCGGAACCTTAGCTCCGCCGCCAACTCTGACCCAGGACCTGGAGCCGATCCAACTATTAGTGCAGTGGAAGCAGCTGAAGCAACTGGCGGTGCGTTACCTCATTAACGATGCCCAGTTCCAGGCCTTTGTCCGGATTATCAACAGCAACGACGCCGTCACAGCCCGCTGGCGTCTGCTTTCCCAGCCGGAGCTCATCCTCTTCCTGCAGTGGGTGGACCAGCAACTTCTCGCCTCTGGTGGCGGCTGGGAAATGGAGGAACAGGAGCTGAAAGTGCCACTGTTGAATCGCTTTCCCTATTGGTCTGGCACGGTCTACGGCTGGCAAGGATTCCTGAACGAGGCGCAGCTATATGTACCCATATACGCCATTCGAGCACACATCGATGCGAAACTTATGCAGCCGGGCATCTTCTCCCAGTTCTGGTCCAGAGTCCAGGGCCTTCGGGTCGTCTACGATCGCTGGGTGGCTTCGGCGGAAGTTACCCGCTTACTGACCCAGCTTCAGAACGCTGGCATTGACACTGTCCAGTTGGACGTTGGAATTCGTCAGTTCTTTGGATGGAATGTCGTAAACATAACCACCACACCCGCTCCAGCATCTCTCCCTGCTCCAACCCGAATCCCGGGTGCAGTAGTGCCCCCCAATAACTCCAACACAGTGACGGTTTAG
- the LOC108132783 gene encoding tRNA (guanine(37)-N1)-methyltransferase isoform X1 codes for MVTRVRVSEITILSTRLRHYFRNMDCLDLQPPASVRGMQELQRERFQKSVPIPRLRVPESHVQLVMPLVKKFLLKMEHLHPVRALEANREILLHPTPVKDWDSLPTEELQQREVTKEHFIVSDLELSYENWSANEILKSVLPAEEEGLTSYSRIGHIVHLNLRDHLLPYKQLIGQVFLDKLPNCRTVVNKAATIDNTYRNFQLELICGEEDYQVETKENGVPFEFDFSKVYWNPRLSTEHERIVKLLNAGDVLYDVFAGVGPFSVPAAKKRCHVLANDLNPVSFQWLQHNAKRNKCLSHIQMFNKDGRQFILEELKKDLLKRLLETDTTSYSIHITMNLPAMAVEFLDAFRGIFKEEELSDLPSNVVYPLVHVYSFAKGENTKQLVQELVESNLGTTLDDELLQGISFVRNVAPNKDMYRVSFRLSHRLLTTPKEAVSVASRKRSGEEEDVPTKVKCV; via the coding sequence ATGGTGACCAGAGTGAGGGTTTCGGAAATAACGATTTTATCCACCCGTTTACGTCACTACTTTCGAAACATGGACTGCTTGGACCTCCAGCCACCTGCCTCCGTTCGCGGAATGCAGGAGCTGCAAAGGGAGCGGTTCCAGAAGAGTGTCCCCATTCCCAGATTGCGTGTACCTGAGTCCCACGTCCAGCTGGTGATGCCTTTGGTCAAAAAGTTTCTGCTTAAAATGGAGCACCTGCATCCTGTGAGGGCGCTCGAAGCTAACCGTGAGATCCTTCTGCATCCGACACCCGTTAAGGACTGGGACTCTCTGCCCACTGAGGAGTTGCAGCAGAGGGAGGTGACCAAGGAGCATTTTATTGTATCGGACCTAGAACTATCCTATGAGAATTGGAGCGCCAACGAAATACTGAAGAGCGTCCTGCCGGCGGAGGAGGAAGGCCTCACCTCCTACTCCCGCATCGGCCACATCGTTCACCTGAATCTTAGAGATCACTTGCTGCCCTACAAGCAGCTAATTGGTCAGGTCTTTCTAGACAAGCTGCCCAACTGCCGCACGGTGGTGAACAAGGCTGCCACTATAGACAACACTTACCGCAACTTCCAACTGGAGTTGATCTGTGGAGAGGAAGATTACCAGGTGGAGACCAAAGAGAATGGGGTGCCTTTTGAGTTTGACTTTTCAAAGGTGTATTGGAATCCACGCCTCTCCACAGAGCACGAAAGGATTGTAAAGTTGCTAAATGCCGGAGACGTGCTCTACGATGTCTTCGCAGGCGTGGGGCCTTTTAGTGTCCCGGCGGCCAAGAAACGCTGCCATGTGCTTGCCAATGATCTAAATCCAGTGAGCTTCCAGTGGCTGCAGCACAATGCCAAAAGGAACAAGTGCTTGTCCCACATCCAAATGTTTAACAAGGACGGGCGGCAGTTTATTCTGGAAGAGCTGAAGAAAGATTTGCTGAAGCGCCTTTTGGAAACTGACACCACCTCCTATTCCATCCACATAACCATGAATCTTCCCGCCATGGCAGTGGAGTTCTTGGATGCTTTTAGAGGTATTTTTaaggaggaggagctgagTGACCTCCCTAGTAATGTAGTTTACCCCTTGGTCCATGTTTATTCGTTTGCGAAGGGAGAAAACACCAAGCAGCTAGTGCAAGAGCTGGTTGAAAGCAATCTGGGCACCACCCTGGATGATGAACTACTCCAGGGCATCAGTTTTGTTAGAAACGTGGCACCCAACAAGGATATGTACAGGGTTTCCTTCAGGCTCTCGCACAGATTACTGACAACTCCCAAAGAGGCCGTCTCGGTAGCCTCTAGGAAGCGAAGCGGCGAGGAGGAGGATGTGCCCACCAAAGTGAAATGTGTttga
- the MnM gene encoding muscle M-line assembly protein unc-89, with protein MGNQPGKLHTHQNQSGRPKKNVTWKSAERPSPPGRPILTPLALPEQQPDVVNLRWDRPLHDGGSPITGYTVEHRRMGSPHWVRATPTPVARCDVCISGLEPGWRYQFRCFAENIVGRSDASELSDPLTVTLQRNAITVPRFIDELVDTDAVEDERIEFRVRILGEPPPEINWFKDGYEIFSSRRTKIVNDNDVSVLVIHQVALTDEGEIKCTATNRAGHVVTKARLMVQAPPKIRLPRTYEDGLIVEAEEVLRLKVGVAGQPPPAITWLHEGEVIAPGGRFEVTNTEKNSLLKIDNVQREDRGEYMVKAWNRLGEDTTSFLVTVTARPNPPGAPKLNMSFGKSATLSWTAPLDDGGCKIGNYIVEYFRVGWNVWLKAATTRALTTTLHDLIEGSEYKFRVKAENPYGLSEPSGESELLFIPDPKRGITKPKSAIRIAGDEKDKNKGSASSVQVPPRRKTLSPPRPHADAATGMSPKQSPSAKRKPKPQLIDNEQLHHEMSYGTSDQALKMDVRKSPSQSSADLAAKPTTAGSNPKLNLTLVTTTLAPVEKVLVPEKVSPPKPPKSPTLSPLKLFNPKPASAPRDRSPLQPQPLPTPPKEKLEKSSPNRKRSLSPPNKRQPFPLRKSPTPPEPIKSTPALLRSAEPVQLGVNQNVRRFSGQTLSPARNVPSLALAVASGVTAVIGEKLPTIEISAPPTPQEELPPMRSPAPSSPSPSPVPAAAPSTSRRFSRTADKHDDVHTSNEFMLVVFDKNSKVKDKDKQDSFELDLEDAIQPPPISISAPDLAFLEFTNLHTTFPLRRSVSSTELLYERAMARFYEAVELEQASKSRKTSQEKLANPPHQPPANLRKRLGSISEAERVSFERRSELRRQSADMVSMGRKWDSRENVNESNLSRIHTTGQLPLETRPSPEPRQQLEQEELDLEEEHLTESTADDSEDIDYDEDEEYRPPKELQQQSSCDLGSDYTESTASSEQDSIEKFKMELLARTRSPSPRDLETYHPRSMASGTFTPYRAPTPEQAAVVLTRPVPLPSPDFVPKPILKRSSNENVEFLPSPQPTGPAKESITASAPPTVPPTNPSNLKMDLAKGIKSFFSRDKRSATEKNTEANAEISNPLEKTNAAAIAADLEAKRRAKEEEELRRQEEDRLMQEESHAAVDHYSDLVREVGSSHRYHTPLYLDRDELKRAAAKAAAETDEEDLLTSTKAELKKRLGSNDDMLLAPPVVRERRLSISEREQLVHVRDAASNLALHKAPEAEEQPRPDSPVQQPYEQPDEEPEYPTVLIVPPPKSKNKSESETESVMSEMVEARPDARGRTRLVKVKRVIKRRVPSSTRSRDASLSRAPALEATPSTALVLSAADRDLLEKAAALALLQSEEQAHEKVRSALSYCTDLVLFLVACYVYLFKDTRLVLPILGLIIYRQLGEAVRGYIPGWMRRRMVGDGS; from the exons ATGGGGAATCAGCCGGGCAAGCTCCACACGCATCAGAACCAGAGCGGGCGCCCCAAGAAGAATGTCACCTGGAAGTCTGCAG AACGACCCTCCCCGCCAGGACGACCCATACTTACACCACTAGCACTGCCGGAGCAACAGCCAGACGTGGTCAACCTACGCTGGGATCGTCCACTTCACGATGGCGGCTCCCCCATCACCGGATACACCGTGGAACATCGACGCATGGGCTCCCCGCATTGGGTGCGGGCCACACCAACTCCAGTGGCTCGGTGCGATGTGTGCATCAGTGGATTGGAGCCTGGATGGCGCTACCAGTTCCGCTGCTTTGCCGAGAACATCGTTGGGCGGTCCGATGCCAGCGAGTTGTCTGATCCTTTGACGGTGACTCTTCAGAGGAACGCCATCACCGTGCCCCGTTTCATCGACGAGCTGGTGGACACAGATGCTGTGGAGGATGAGCGTATTGAGTTCCGGGTGCGCATCCTGGGCGAACCTCCGCCGGAGATCAACTGGTTCAAGGATGGCTACGAGATCTTCAGTAGCCGGCGCACCAAGATCGTCAACGACAACGATGTCAGTGTTCTGGTCATCCACCAGGTGGCCTTGACGGATGAGGGAGAAATCAAGTGCACCGCCACCAACCGGGCGGGTCATGTCGTCACCAAGGCCCGGCTCATGGTGCAGGCTCCGCCAAAGATTCGCCTTCCACGCACCTACGAGGATGGTCTGATTGTGGAAGCGGAGGAGGTGCTGCGACTGAAAGTAGGAGTGGCTGGGCAGCCGCCGCCGGCCATCACGTGGCTTCACGAGGGCGAGGTGATTGCCCCAGGTGGACGCTTCGAG GTCACCAACACGGAGAAGAACTCGCTGCTCAAGATCGACAATGTCCAGCGGGAGGACCGTGGTGAGTACATGGTGAAGGCCTGGAACCGACTAGGCGAAGATACTACCTCGTTTCTGGTCACTGTGACGGCCAGACCCAATCCACCGGGAGCTCCAAAGCTGAACATGTCCTTTGGAAAGTCGGCTACCCTGTCCTGGACGGCTCCACTAGATGATGGTGGTTGCAAGATAGGCAACTACATTGTGGAGTACTTCCGCGTCGGCTGGAATGTCTGGCTGAAGGCGGCCACCACTCGGGCTTTGACGACAACGCTTCACGATCTGATCGAGGGATCCGAGTACAAGTTCCGGGTGAAGGCAGAGAACCCTTACGGATTGAGTGAGCCCTCCGGGGAGTCTGAACTGCTCTTCATACCCGATCCGAAGAGGGGTATCACAAAACCCAAGTCAGCCATCCGGATTGCTGGGGACGAGAAGGACAAAAACAAGGGCAGTGCTTCGTCGGTGCAGGTTCCTCCACGCCGGAAGACCCTCTCGCCACCACGTCCGCATGCCGATGCCGCGACTGGAATGTCTCCCAAGCAGTCGCCCAGCGCGAAGAGGAAGCCGAAACCTCAGCTTATCGACAACGAGCAGCTGCATCACGAGATGTCCTACGGCACCTCGGATCAGGCTCTGAAGATGGATGTGCGGAAGAGTCCTTCCCAGAGCAGCGCCGACTTGGCCGCCAAGCCGACGACCGCTGGCTCCAATCCGAAGCTCAACCTGACCCTGGTCACCACTACTCTGGCCCCCGTGGAGAAGGTGTTAGTACCAGAGAAGGTATCGCCTCCAAAGCCACCAAAGTCGCCGACCCTTTCGCCGCTCAAACTATTCAACCCGAAGCCTGCGTCGGCTCCCAGGGACAGAAGCCCTTTGCAGCCTCAGCCTCTGCCAACGCCACCCAAAGAGAAGCTGGAGAAATCCTCTCCCAATCGGAAGAGAAGTCTGAGTCCACCCAACAAGAGGCAACCGTTTCCCCTTCGCAAAAGTCCCACGCCACCGGAGCCCATCAAATCCACACCAGCTTTGCTCAGGAGTGCGGAGCCTGTCCAGTTGGGGGTCAATCAGAATGTGCGGCGCTTCTCCGGTCAAACCCTGAGCCCGGCCAGAAATGTACCCTCCTTGGCCCTGGCGGTGGCTTCAGGGGTGACTGCAGTGATTGGTGAAAAGCTGCCAACTATAGAAATCAGTGCGCCTCCAACGCCCCAAGAGGAGCTACCACCGATGCGATCCCCAGCTCCTTcctctccatctccatctccagtTCCAGCTGCAGCTCCTTCTACTTCTAGGCGATTCTCCAGGACGGCGGACAAACACGATGACGTGCATACCAGCAATGAGTTTATGCTCGTAGTCTTCGATAAGAACAGCAAGGTCAAGGACAAGGACA AACAAGACTCCTTTGAGCTGGACCTGGAGGACGCTATTCAGCCGCCGCCCATTTCGATTTCGGCTCCGGACCTGGCCTTCCTGGAGTTCACCAACTTGCACACCACCTTCCCGCTCCGTCGCTCCGTAAGCTCTACAGAGCTTCTTTACGAGCGGGCGATGGCCAGGTTCTATGAGGCTGTAGAACTGGAACAGGCCTCCAAATCGCGAAAGACATCGCAAGAAAAGCTGGCCAATCCACCTCACCAGCCGCCGGCCAATCTTCGAAAGCGCCTCGGTTCCATTTCGGAGGCTGAGCGGGTTTCCTTCGAAAGAAGGAGCGAGCTGCGTCGCCAGTCAGCGGACATGGTGTCCATGGGACGCAAATGGGATTCCAGGGAGAATGTCAACGAATCGAATCTGTCGCGCATCCACACCACAGGACAGCTGCCTTTGGAAACGCGCCCCAGTCCCGAGCCTAGACAGCAGCTGGAGCAGGAGGAACTGGATTTGGAGGAGGAACATCTTACTGAGAGCACGGCCGACGACAGCGAAGACATAGACtacgacgaggacgaggagtaTCGACCGCCTAAGGAGCTCCAGCAACAGTCGAGCTGTGACCTTGGATCCGACTATACGGAGAGCACTGCGTCCTCGGAGCAGGACTCCATTGAGAAGTTTAAGATGGAGCTGCTGGCACGAACTCGGTCGCCGAGTCCCCGGGATCTGGAAACCTATCATCCACGCAGTATGGCATCTGGAACGTTCACTCCCTACCGGGCGCCTACTCCGGAGCAGGCAGCCGTGGTCCTGACTCGTCCAGTGCCACTCCCAAGCCCCGATTTCGTGCCAAAACCCATTCTGAAACGATCCTCCAACGAGAACGTGGAATTTCTACCTAGTCCTCAACCCACTGGACCTGCCAAGGAATCGATTACCGCTTCAGCCCCTCCGACAGTGCCTCCCACTAATCCTAGTAATCTCAAAATGGACTTGGCGAAGGGCATCAAGTCCTTCTTCAGCCGGGACAAGCGATCAGCCACCGAAAAGAACACGGAGGCTAACGCCGAGATATCCAATCCTTTGGAGAAAACAAACGCAGCAGCTATTGCGGCCGACTTGGAAGCAAAGCGACGGgccaaggaggaggaggagctgcgACGTCAGGAAGAAGACCGTCTTATGCAGGAGGAGTCCCACGCCGCGGTGGACCATTACAGCGATCTGGTGCGCGAGGTGGGCAGCTCCCACAGATACCACACGCCGCTCTACCTGGACAGGGATGAACTGAAGCGGGCAGCGGCAAAGGCTGCGGCAGAAACCGATGAGGAGGACCTGCTGACCTCCACCAAGGCGGAACTGAAGAAGAGGCTCGGTAGCAACGACGACATGCTTTTGGCTCCGCCAGTGGTCCGGGAACGCCGTCTGTCCATCTCGGAGCGAGAGCAGCTCGTCCATGTCCGAGATGCTGCCAGCAACCTGGCACTTCACAAGGCTCCTGAAGCGGAGGAGCAACCTCGGCCGGACTCTCCTGTCCAGCAACCGTATGAGCAGCCCGACGAAGAGCCGGAGTATCCCACTGTGCTGATTGTACCACCCCCCAAGTCCAAGAATAAGAGCGAGTCTGAAACTGAGAGCGTCATGAGCGAGATGGTCGAAGCTCGTCCTGATGCCAGGGGCAGGACTCGCCTGGTGAAGGTGAAGAGGGTGATCAAGAGGCGGGTGCCTTCCAGCACTCGTTCGCGGGACGCCTCACTTAGTCGAGCACCCGCTCTGGAGGCTACTCCCTCGACAGCACTTGTCCTTTCTGCTGCCGACCGGGATCTTCTCGAGAAGGCAGCCGCCCTGGCCTTACTCCAGTCGGAGGAGCAGGCCCACGAAAAGGTGCGCTCCGCCTTAAGCTACTGCACGGATCTGGTCCTCTTCCTGGTGGCCTGCTATGTCTACTTGTTCAAAGACACCCGCCTGGTGCTGCCCATCCTAGGACTAATCATCTACCGACAGTTGGGTGAGGCCGTTAGGGGTTACATACCCGGCTGGATGCGACGCCGGATGGTCGGGGATGGCAGCTAG
- the LOC108132783 gene encoding tRNA (guanine(37)-N1)-methyltransferase isoform X2 has product MVTRVRVSEITILSTRLRHYFRNMDCLDLQPPASVRGMQELQRERFQKSVPIPRLRVPESHVQLVMPLVKKFLLKMEHLHPVRALEANREILLHPTPVKDWDSLPTEELQQREVTKEHFIVSDLELSYENWSANEILKSVLPAEEEGLTSYSRIGHIVHLNLRDHLLPYKQLIGQVFLDKLPNCRTVVNKAATIDNTYRNFQLELICGEEDYQVETKENGVPFEFDFSKVYWNPRLSTEHERIVKLLNAGDVLYDVFAGVGPFSVPAAKKRCHVLANDLNPVSFQWLQHNAKRNKCLSHIQMFNKDGRQFILEELKKDLLKRLLETDTTSYSIHITMNLPAMAVEFLDAFRVYPLVHVYSFAKGENTKQLVQELVESNLGTTLDDELLQGISFVRNVAPNKDMYRVSFRLSHRLLTTPKEAVSVASRKRSGEEEDVPTKVKCV; this is encoded by the exons ATGGTGACCAGAGTGAGGGTTTCGGAAATAACGATTTTATCCACCCGTTTACGTCACTACTTTCGAAACATGGACTGCTTGGACCTCCAGCCACCTGCCTCCGTTCGCGGAATGCAGGAGCTGCAAAGGGAGCGGTTCCAGAAGAGTGTCCCCATTCCCAGATTGCGTGTACCTGAGTCCCACGTCCAGCTGGTGATGCCTTTGGTCAAAAAGTTTCTGCTTAAAATGGAGCACCTGCATCCTGTGAGGGCGCTCGAAGCTAACCGTGAGATCCTTCTGCATCCGACACCCGTTAAGGACTGGGACTCTCTGCCCACTGAGGAGTTGCAGCAGAGGGAGGTGACCAAGGAGCATTTTATTGTATCGGACCTAGAACTATCCTATGAGAATTGGAGCGCCAACGAAATACTGAAGAGCGTCCTGCCGGCGGAGGAGGAAGGCCTCACCTCCTACTCCCGCATCGGCCACATCGTTCACCTGAATCTTAGAGATCACTTGCTGCCCTACAAGCAGCTAATTGGTCAGGTCTTTCTAGACAAGCTGCCCAACTGCCGCACGGTGGTGAACAAGGCTGCCACTATAGACAACACTTACCGCAACTTCCAACTGGAGTTGATCTGTGGAGAGGAAGATTACCAGGTGGAGACCAAAGAGAATGGGGTGCCTTTTGAGTTTGACTTTTCAAAGGTGTATTGGAATCCACGCCTCTCCACAGAGCACGAAAGGATTGTAAAGTTGCTAAATGCCGGAGACGTGCTCTACGATGTCTTCGCAGGCGTGGGGCCTTTTAGTGTCCCGGCGGCCAAGAAACGCTGCCATGTGCTTGCCAATGATCTAAATCCAGTGAGCTTCCAGTGGCTGCAGCACAATGCCAAAAGGAACAAGTGCTTGTCCCACATCCAAATGTTTAACAAGGACGGGCGGCAGTTTATTCTGGAAGAGCTGAAGAAAGATTTGCTGAAGCGCCTTTTGGAAACTGACACCACCTCCTATTCCATCCACATAACCATGAATCTTCCCGCCATGGCAGTGGAGTTCTTGGATGCTTTTAGAG TTTACCCCTTGGTCCATGTTTATTCGTTTGCGAAGGGAGAAAACACCAAGCAGCTAGTGCAAGAGCTGGTTGAAAGCAATCTGGGCACCACCCTGGATGATGAACTACTCCAGGGCATCAGTTTTGTTAGAAACGTGGCACCCAACAAGGATATGTACAGGGTTTCCTTCAGGCTCTCGCACAGATTACTGACAACTCCCAAAGAGGCCGTCTCGGTAGCCTCTAGGAAGCGAAGCGGCGAGGAGGAGGATGTGCCCACCAAAGTGAAATGTGTttga